From Ictidomys tridecemlineatus isolate mIctTri1 chromosome 2, mIctTri1.hap1, whole genome shotgun sequence, the proteins below share one genomic window:
- the Polm gene encoding DNA-directed DNA/RNA polymerase mu isoform X2, translating to MLPKRRRVRVGCPGGAVTSSTSPLVLFPGVAIYLAEPRMGRSRRAFLTRLALSKGFRVLEVYSSEVTHVVMEQTSVKEAICWQKHMAATLPCCPHPALLDISWFTESMAAGQPVPVEDRHRLEVVEPRNEPPSPVWVSIYACQRPTPLTHHNTILSEALETLAEAAGFEGSEGRLLSFRRAASVLRALPCPVTSLSQLQGLPHFGEHSSRVVQELLEHGTCEEVERIRCSERYQTMKLFTQIFGVGVKTANHWYQEGLRTLDDLRGQPQKLTKQQKAGLQHHQDLSTPVGRPDAEVLQQLIEAVVGQVLPGATVTLTGGFRRGKLQGHDVDFLITHPEEGQEAGLLPKVMCHLQSQGLILYHQHQASCLESPTHLVQRSHTMDAFERSFCIFRLPQPSGAALGGVLKPCSAWKAVRVDLVVAPISQFPFALLGWTGSQLFERELRRFSRKEKGLCLNSHGLFDPEQKTFFHVVSEEDIFRHLGLKYLPPEQRNA from the exons ATGCTCCCGAAACGGCGGCGAGTGCGGGTCGGATGTCCCGGTGGTGCAGTCACTTCCTCCACTTCGCCCTTAGTGCTCTTTCCCGGCGTCGCCATCTACCTGGCTGAACCGCGCATGGGCCGTAGCCGCCGGGCCTTTCTCACACGCCTGGCGCTGTCCAAGGGCTTCCGTGTCCTCGAAGTCTACAG CTCCGAGGTGACACATGTGGTGATGGAACAGACCTCAGTGAAGGAGGCCATCTGCTGGCAGAAGCACATGGCTGCTACTCTCCCGTGCTGTCCCCACCCAGCTCTGCTGGACATCAGCTGGTTCACAGAAAGCATGGCAGCTGGGCAGCCTGTCCCTGTGGAGGACCGGCATCGATTGGAG GTGGTTGAGCCCAGGAATGAGCCCCCAAGCCCAGTGTGGGTGTCGATTTATGCCTGCCAGCGTCCCACACCCCTCACACACCACAATACCATCCTCTCG GAGGCCTTGGAGACTCTGGCAGAGGCAGCAGGCTTCGAAGGCAGTGAGGGCCGCCTCCTCTCCTTCCGCAGAGCAGCCTCTGTGCTCAGGGCCCTTCCTTGCCCTGTCACTTCCCTGAGTCAGCTGCAGGGGTTGCCCCACTTTGGAGAACATTCTTCCAGGGTTGTCCAG GAACTGCTGGAGCATGGAACATGTGAGGAGGTGGAGAGAATTCGTTGCTCAGAGAGGTACCAAACCATGAAG CTCTTCACCCAAATCTTTGGGGTTGGGGTGAAGACTGCCAACCACTGGTACCAGGAAGGGCTGCGAACCCTGGATGACCTCCGAGGACAACCTCAGAAACTGACCAAGCAGCAGAAAGCAG GGCTCCAGCACCACCAGGACTTAAGCACTCCAGTTGGACGGCCTGATGCTGAGGTTCTGCAGCAACTGATAGAGGCAGTCGTGGGCCAGGTCCTGCCTGGGGCCACTGTCACGCTGACTGGTGGCTTTCGAAG GGGCAAGTTACAGGGCCATGATGTGGACTTCCTTATCACCCACCCTGAGGAGGGCCAGGAGGCGGGGTTGCTGCCGAAAGTGATGTGCCACCTGCAGAGCCAG GGCCTTATCCTGTATCATCAGCACCAAGCCAGCTGCTTAGAGAGTCCTACTCACCTTGTTCAGCGGAGCCACACCATGGATGCCTTTGAGAGGAGTTTCTGCATCTTCCGCCTGCCTCAACCCTCAGGAGCTGCCTTAGGGGGTGTCCTGAAGCCTTGCTCAGCATGGAAAGCTGTGAGGGTAGATCTGGTGGTTGCTCCCATCAGCCAGTTCCCTTTTGCTCTGCTTGGCTGGACTGGCTCTCAG CTTTTTGAGCGGGAACTGCGCCGATTCAGCCGGAAAGAGAAGGGACTGTGTCTGAACAGCCATGGACTGTTTGACCCAGAGCAG AAGACATTTTTCCATGTGGTTTCCGAAGAAGACATCTTCAGACACCTGGGCCTCAAGTACCTTCCCCCAGAGCAGAGAAATGCCTGA
- the Polm gene encoding DNA-directed DNA/RNA polymerase mu isoform X1, whose protein sequence is MLPKRRRVRVGCPGGAVTSSTSPLVLFPGVAIYLAEPRMGRSRRAFLTRLALSKGFRVLEVYSSEVTHVVMEQTSVKEAICWQKHMAATLPCCPHPALLDISWFTESMAAGQPVPVEDRHRLEVVEPRNEPPSPVWVSIYACQRPTPLTHHNTILSEALETLAEAAGFEGSEGRLLSFRRAASVLRALPCPVTSLSQLQGLPHFGEHSSRVVQELLEHGTCEEVERIRCSERYQTMKLFTQIFGVGVKTANHWYQEGLRTLDDLRGQPQKLTKQQKAGLQHHQDLSTPVGRPDAEVLQQLIEAVVGQVLPGATVTLTGGFRRGKLQGHDVDFLITHPEEGQEAGLLPKVMCHLQSQGLILYHQHQASCLESPTHLVQRSHTMDAFERSFCIFRLPQPSGAALGGVLKPCSAWKAVRVDLVVAPISQFPFALLGWTGSQLFERELRRFSRKEKGLCLNSHGLFDPEQETGGCWTLLNISRQKIRCHAISSSPSGRVFTCGSDCEAGPSSHSSLIAV, encoded by the exons ATGCTCCCGAAACGGCGGCGAGTGCGGGTCGGATGTCCCGGTGGTGCAGTCACTTCCTCCACTTCGCCCTTAGTGCTCTTTCCCGGCGTCGCCATCTACCTGGCTGAACCGCGCATGGGCCGTAGCCGCCGGGCCTTTCTCACACGCCTGGCGCTGTCCAAGGGCTTCCGTGTCCTCGAAGTCTACAG CTCCGAGGTGACACATGTGGTGATGGAACAGACCTCAGTGAAGGAGGCCATCTGCTGGCAGAAGCACATGGCTGCTACTCTCCCGTGCTGTCCCCACCCAGCTCTGCTGGACATCAGCTGGTTCACAGAAAGCATGGCAGCTGGGCAGCCTGTCCCTGTGGAGGACCGGCATCGATTGGAG GTGGTTGAGCCCAGGAATGAGCCCCCAAGCCCAGTGTGGGTGTCGATTTATGCCTGCCAGCGTCCCACACCCCTCACACACCACAATACCATCCTCTCG GAGGCCTTGGAGACTCTGGCAGAGGCAGCAGGCTTCGAAGGCAGTGAGGGCCGCCTCCTCTCCTTCCGCAGAGCAGCCTCTGTGCTCAGGGCCCTTCCTTGCCCTGTCACTTCCCTGAGTCAGCTGCAGGGGTTGCCCCACTTTGGAGAACATTCTTCCAGGGTTGTCCAG GAACTGCTGGAGCATGGAACATGTGAGGAGGTGGAGAGAATTCGTTGCTCAGAGAGGTACCAAACCATGAAG CTCTTCACCCAAATCTTTGGGGTTGGGGTGAAGACTGCCAACCACTGGTACCAGGAAGGGCTGCGAACCCTGGATGACCTCCGAGGACAACCTCAGAAACTGACCAAGCAGCAGAAAGCAG GGCTCCAGCACCACCAGGACTTAAGCACTCCAGTTGGACGGCCTGATGCTGAGGTTCTGCAGCAACTGATAGAGGCAGTCGTGGGCCAGGTCCTGCCTGGGGCCACTGTCACGCTGACTGGTGGCTTTCGAAG GGGCAAGTTACAGGGCCATGATGTGGACTTCCTTATCACCCACCCTGAGGAGGGCCAGGAGGCGGGGTTGCTGCCGAAAGTGATGTGCCACCTGCAGAGCCAG GGCCTTATCCTGTATCATCAGCACCAAGCCAGCTGCTTAGAGAGTCCTACTCACCTTGTTCAGCGGAGCCACACCATGGATGCCTTTGAGAGGAGTTTCTGCATCTTCCGCCTGCCTCAACCCTCAGGAGCTGCCTTAGGGGGTGTCCTGAAGCCTTGCTCAGCATGGAAAGCTGTGAGGGTAGATCTGGTGGTTGCTCCCATCAGCCAGTTCCCTTTTGCTCTGCTTGGCTGGACTGGCTCTCAG CTTTTTGAGCGGGAACTGCGCCGATTCAGCCGGAAAGAGAAGGGACTGTGTCTGAACAGCCATGGACTGTTTGACCCAGAGCAG GAAACGGGAGGCTGCTGGACACTTTTGAATATCTCCAGGCAGAAGATACGCTGCCACGCCATATCCTCATCTCCAAGTGGAAGAGTCTTTACCTGTGGGAGCGACTGTGAGGCGGGGCCTTCCTCACACTCCAGCCTTATAGCTGTGTGA
- the Pgam2 gene encoding phosphoglycerate mutase 2, whose amino-acid sequence MLIGSWLGWGLGTDRYKARGAREAAVPVWSPCLPATMATHRLVMVRHGESTWNQENRFCGWFDAELSEKGAEEAKRGAKAIKDANMEFDICYTSVLKRAIRTLWTILDGTDQMWLPVVRTWRLNERHYGGLTGLNKAETAAKHGEEQVKIWRRSFDTPPPPMDEKHPYYNAISKERRYAGLKPGELPTCESLKDTIARALPFWNEEIAPQIKAGKRVLIAAHGNSLRGIVKHLEGMSDQAIMDLNLPTGIPIVYELDQALKPTKPMRFLGDEETVRKAMEAVAAQGKAK is encoded by the exons ATGCTGATTGGCAGTTGGCTGGGATGGGGGTTGGGGACAGACCGTTATAAAGCTCGGGGTGCTAGGGAGGCAGCTGTCCCTGTCTGGAGCCCGTGTCTCCCTGCCACCATGGCTACCCACCGCCTAGTGATGGTCCGCCACGGTGAGAGCACATGGAACCAGGAAAACCGTTTCTGTGGCTGGTTTGATGCAGAACTGAGTGAGAAAGGGGCAGAGGAGGCCAAGCGTGGGGCCAAAGCCATCAAGGACGCCAACATGGAGTTTGATATCTGCTACACATCAGTGCTGAAGCGGGCCATCCGGACCCTCTGGACCATCCTGGATGGCACAGACCAGATGTGGCTGCCTGTAGTGCGCACTTGGCGCCTCAATGAGCGGCACTATGGGGGCCTCACAGGCCTCAACAAGGCAGAGACCGCTGCCAAGCACGGGGAGGAGCAGGTGAAAATCTGGAGGCGCTCCTTCGACACCCCGCCACCCCCTATGGATGAGAAGCACCCCTACTACAATGCCATCAGCAAG GAACGTCGGTATGCAGGCCTGAAACCTGGGGAGCTGCCCACCTGTGAGAGTCTCAAGGACACCATTGCCCGGGCCCTGCCTTTCTGGAATGAGGAGATTGCCCCCCAGATCAAAGCTGGCAAGAGAGTGCTCATTGCAGCCCATGGGAATAGCTTACGGGGCATCGTCAAGCACCTGGAAG GGATGTCAGACCAGGCCATCATGGATTTGAACCTGCCCACTGGGATCCCCATCGTGTACGAGCTGGACCAGGCACTGAAGCCCACCAAGCCTATGCGGTTCCTGGGAGATGAGGAGACAGTGCGGAAGGCCATGGAAGCTGTGGCTGCACAGGGAAAGGCTAAGTGA
- the Polm gene encoding DNA-directed DNA/RNA polymerase mu isoform X3, with translation MEQTSVKEAICWQKHMAATLPCCPHPALLDISWFTESMAAGQPVPVEDRHRLEVVEPRNEPPSPVWVSIYACQRPTPLTHHNTILSEALETLAEAAGFEGSEGRLLSFRRAASVLRALPCPVTSLSQLQGLPHFGEHSSRVVQELLEHGTCEEVERIRCSERYQTMKLFTQIFGVGVKTANHWYQEGLRTLDDLRGQPQKLTKQQKAGLQHHQDLSTPVGRPDAEVLQQLIEAVVGQVLPGATVTLTGGFRRGKLQGHDVDFLITHPEEGQEAGLLPKVMCHLQSQGLILYHQHQASCLESPTHLVQRSHTMDAFERSFCIFRLPQPSGAALGGVLKPCSAWKAVRVDLVVAPISQFPFALLGWTGSQLFERELRRFSRKEKGLCLNSHGLFDPEQETGGCWTLLNISRQKIRCHAISSSPSGRVFTCGSDCEAGPSSHSSLIAV, from the exons ATGGAACAGACCTCAGTGAAGGAGGCCATCTGCTGGCAGAAGCACATGGCTGCTACTCTCCCGTGCTGTCCCCACCCAGCTCTGCTGGACATCAGCTGGTTCACAGAAAGCATGGCAGCTGGGCAGCCTGTCCCTGTGGAGGACCGGCATCGATTGGAG GTGGTTGAGCCCAGGAATGAGCCCCCAAGCCCAGTGTGGGTGTCGATTTATGCCTGCCAGCGTCCCACACCCCTCACACACCACAATACCATCCTCTCG GAGGCCTTGGAGACTCTGGCAGAGGCAGCAGGCTTCGAAGGCAGTGAGGGCCGCCTCCTCTCCTTCCGCAGAGCAGCCTCTGTGCTCAGGGCCCTTCCTTGCCCTGTCACTTCCCTGAGTCAGCTGCAGGGGTTGCCCCACTTTGGAGAACATTCTTCCAGGGTTGTCCAG GAACTGCTGGAGCATGGAACATGTGAGGAGGTGGAGAGAATTCGTTGCTCAGAGAGGTACCAAACCATGAAG CTCTTCACCCAAATCTTTGGGGTTGGGGTGAAGACTGCCAACCACTGGTACCAGGAAGGGCTGCGAACCCTGGATGACCTCCGAGGACAACCTCAGAAACTGACCAAGCAGCAGAAAGCAG GGCTCCAGCACCACCAGGACTTAAGCACTCCAGTTGGACGGCCTGATGCTGAGGTTCTGCAGCAACTGATAGAGGCAGTCGTGGGCCAGGTCCTGCCTGGGGCCACTGTCACGCTGACTGGTGGCTTTCGAAG GGGCAAGTTACAGGGCCATGATGTGGACTTCCTTATCACCCACCCTGAGGAGGGCCAGGAGGCGGGGTTGCTGCCGAAAGTGATGTGCCACCTGCAGAGCCAG GGCCTTATCCTGTATCATCAGCACCAAGCCAGCTGCTTAGAGAGTCCTACTCACCTTGTTCAGCGGAGCCACACCATGGATGCCTTTGAGAGGAGTTTCTGCATCTTCCGCCTGCCTCAACCCTCAGGAGCTGCCTTAGGGGGTGTCCTGAAGCCTTGCTCAGCATGGAAAGCTGTGAGGGTAGATCTGGTGGTTGCTCCCATCAGCCAGTTCCCTTTTGCTCTGCTTGGCTGGACTGGCTCTCAG CTTTTTGAGCGGGAACTGCGCCGATTCAGCCGGAAAGAGAAGGGACTGTGTCTGAACAGCCATGGACTGTTTGACCCAGAGCAG GAAACGGGAGGCTGCTGGACACTTTTGAATATCTCCAGGCAGAAGATACGCTGCCACGCCATATCCTCATCTCCAAGTGGAAGAGTCTTTACCTGTGGGAGCGACTGTGAGGCGGGGCCTTCCTCACACTCCAGCCTTATAGCTGTGTGA